A stretch of DNA from Montipora foliosa isolate CH-2021 chromosome 4, ASM3666993v2, whole genome shotgun sequence:
gcatttttaatttaattaagtaGGTTGAGATGATGAAAGCAAAAGTCATTTTTAATAATCTGAGTCAATTTGTGTCGTGCTTGGCCCTCAATGAACCCCCTCAATTGAATATAAAATGTGCCATTTTTCAACAGGAAATCTGATTTCCAGCTGCAAGTAGCAGTAGAGATTTTAAATCCAGGATATATGAGGGGGGAGCTGGAGTTGGAGCTGAGTGTTTACAAAGTAGCCCAAAGTGAACCCCAGCTGAACAGAGTTATTCAAAAGGAAATAATCAGATTTCCAGCtttgatattaattttgtaaaggCACAAGTAACAGGAGATATTTTGAATCCAGAATACATGAGAGGGGAGCAGTGTAGGCACAGTGGTTACACCACTAATGCCTTTCTCCAATGTGTCTGGGGTTGGATTCCAAGACGTTGCATTTCACATGTTccaagtttgttggttctctactctacccCGATTGGTTTATCTCAGTGCTCTCTCATTTTTACCTCTCATGATGAAGttaacatttgattttattttgattcgtaACCTGTTGACTCCTGAACTGCCCGCCTCACCaagcccccccaccccccaccccccttccccaTTACCCCATTACCCCATTGACAaggaaaatcgtctggcattagacagtaaaatatattaacCCACTGatccctgagagtgacacttgatagattttactctgtctaacgccaaacgaccttactcgtcagtggggtcATGCgagggtgtttgaggtgtgaatgagTTAATTAAGTCTCACTCTGAGGAGTCAATACATGtaagttgatttgatttaatttgataTGATTTACAGTTTCCCCTATTATTATGAGTCTTTGTGCCCAGCTATGTAAAAGAAAACACTGGTTCCCCTTGTTTACCAAAGTTCAATTAAGTCCTGTCAGACAGGGTTAATGTGTGAATGGATGACCACTGAGAAGGAGAATACCTTTTGCTGTGCACCTTGGAGGTGTCAGGCTGGCCTTGTGGTTTTCAACTGCAATTCCCACCTCTGCCTTTGTACAGATTGGCAGAGTTTTAGTGAACCTCAACCTGacttgagggtttttctctggcgTAATTCCAGTTTTTCTCCCTCATCAAAACTAATTTAATCTCATTATcatgttggacgtgttgttggATACATTGCAGCATGCCTTCTGTCCTCTTGCACTATACACCTGCCTTAGGGTAAACCTTGAAGTTATTGTCACAATAAAATCCACCCTTTGGCTCTTTTTCAGGAATTGGAAGTGATGGTCACATTGCATTTAATGAACCTGGATCTTCTCTGGTGTCAAGGACTCGTGTCAAGACCTTGGCCAAGGAGACAATTGTGGCCAACGCCCGGTTCTTTGATAATGACATGTCTAAGGTGCCAACTATGGCTTTAACTGTCGGCGTTGCCACTGTTATGGATGCCAAAGAGGTACAGTGCCTCACTTACATCTGGAAATGCGCCTAATTATATGGATGTCCAATACAAAGTGTCCCTTTTAGTGTAAGCCTTTGCTAATTATTTCTAACAagaaggtaagggtaaaggttagctgctagcattatttttagcttagggtaaatgcagctgtttgtCCTGCTCCTTCAGAAggagcatttgggggacactttatgAAGTTAATAATTACCCggtattgtctttttttttccgagacacaagtgatgttgaagttggggagaagagcaagaggacactttgcaatgcttattgaaatccatgtgcatctaattaggccCATTTCTAGACGTACATGTAATTAACTCTGGTGCGTTTGCTTTAATTAATTTAGTGGTGGAAGTACCTAAAGATAGCAAACGAGTTGAGGTAAAATCTATTTACTGGCAGCAGGCCaagaaaaatagttttaatCCAACCTTGTCCGTTGGCAAGTAAACTTCATGACCCGTGAAGTGTATgttatacagtacatgtagattGAAAGTTTGCTATTGGATTGGGCAAGAGTCGGCCAGCTGTCTTGTGTGAAAATGGTTTATGTGTGGAATGGCTTATGTTCATTTGCAGAAGTGTTAAATGAGTTATGTTAATTCTCTGACCACACTTCAGTACAACAGAGGAGTGGTGTTATTTAGGGAGCAGGAATGGCTCAGTggcccaccaatgtggcctgggttatGTAGATTCCCAGGCTCGGCAGCATGAGGGTTGAGTTTGCTCTCTACCTAAAtactccaagaggtttttctctaaGTACATTTACTTCGGTTTTGCACTTTCCTCAAAAAACAgacctatgatttgatatgagttgatttgatttgatttctgtatagTGTCTCCAATAATTATTAGTTCCCCAGTGCTAAAAATACAGTtggcacttaaataaagctcattattattattagagcgagtttcaattgagtgtcgtaaaaccaaaaccaaagtaattactttgagcaatcaaaaaggacggcgacaatccagtaaactaatcaaaactcaaagtaattacaagtagccgataCAAAGCGCACGATAATGTGCACACGccagccacgattggtttttggtgattggttgaaaaagtgatgtgagaactttgaaccaatcactgagagaagtaatgcaaagccaaagcaattcgctgattacttttgacactcaattgaaaaccgcacCATATTGCTgatgttattatcattattatggcACTGACAGAGCAGTTGAAAGTTTAGTTGGTTTCGTTTTTTTCAGGTTCTTATTTTAATCAGTGGTGTTAAGAAGGCTCATGCCCTTCGTCAGGCAACCGAGGAAGGTGTAAATCACATGTGTACTGTGTCAGCATTTCAGCAGCACCCTCAAACAATTTTTGTCGTGGATGAAGATGCGACAATGGAGTTGAGAGTTCGGACTGTTAAGTACTTCAAAGGCTTGATGGATGTTCACAACAAGCTCGTCGAAGACCCGCAGGATCCTACTGCTCCACCAAGTGCAAAAAAGCTGAAAACTGATGATCGTCTGTAGAAGATTTGAAGAGTTTAATCTAAAAGATAAACAACAGtgaaaagaaaggaagtgtTTTCATAGATTGGAAAGAAATCGCCTTTCAAATCTTTCAATGATCATAATCTCTGAAATAACACAGGTTTCAACAACTAGAGGGAGTGGCTTATCAGAAAGATTAATTCTACAACTCTGTTTCATGTAATGGCAATATTATGGCACCAAATAAACAatcaataattgcttaacaagatgcacttatcaatgtgacgtaatacgttaccatggccacaaaagagccatctaaaagcAACCTATATTTTGCTGCTGAAAAGTGCTCAGCAGGCTGAGATGAAACTCTCTTCAAagttagagaaaaaaaattcccaggagcggattcagagccacctcaaaattttccagttgtggAGGTTGCTATGAATTTTCTTAACTTTGCAGAGTTgttattatttgtttatttgttgagggttgttattgttgttttatttgatggcataacattgctgttacgtgaaaCAGTTCGGTAGATTGAATCCTTCCAAGTAGTACTAGCTTGCAAAGCAGGCTCTttcgttgaaaatggcgcgcggtccaCATATAAGGGCTTGGTTAGTTTCCTTTCAAAACTAGTAaccaagcccttatatttcgaccgcgcgccatttttaAAGGAAGAGCCTGCTGAAGTTGCACAGTTGGTTGAACTGTGAAACATGCGAGCCGCCTTGAATTTCGATGCATAACAATAAGCTActtcagagtttcaaaaaagACATGCGCATGTCGGGATAATAAACAGtaatatattaaaaatacaaaagcatTTTGAACGAAAATTCCTGTAACTATTTTCCATAACAAAGAAAATTGTTCATCGGGTTTTATTCTGATATGCATGTGTTTCTTGGTTCTCCTAACTGGTTTATATGAGGAGGTTTTTGATTACCATATGTCACAGGGTGGCTTTTTTATGTTTACAGCAGTGGGATTTGTCACAATGTGGTTTAATTTTACGTGAGTAGgaaaaataatctatttttaaaaacaactttgttcgTTTGCTTGAATTGAAATGAAATCTTAACAGTGCAAAAAGtacaatagggaagatatctgtttatgAACAttggctctggttggcacattaatgacaataccTTTTAAAGGAAGATAAGAAAGCAAAGGGAAAGCGTTTGtgtccgaaataaatgaatttcagacTCAGTCCACGCGTATCCAGATATATTCGAAAACGGACACTTTTTCCTCCGTTTTTGTCTCCCGTCCACGGGAATACGAGACCAGTTGTAGATTTTTGTCAAATGGGGGTGTATCGTATTCGTGTGGACCGGTGAAAACATGATGACATCATAGGTCGTGATCAAACAAAGAGCGCATGCTCTATAGCTGGAGGGTAGCGTTTTCAATCGTTTTTTGCGTATTCTTGTTGACCGGTAAATACGATTCGAAAACGCTTCGTGTGGacgcagattttttttttcataaacgaAGGAAAGCAATTCCGTTTTCGAAAATACCCGCATACGTTTGGAAGGGGCTTCAAAACACGGACGCCGCAATCTTGAATGATTATAATTACGTGTTACGCTCGCCCACTTGTTGTTACAGCCAGCCCTGCAACTTGTATCACAACGACTTTTTGACATGTTGCCTTTACCTCGTGTGATCATCGAAAACGACTCAGTTGCGCATAGTTGTATGAATCGCTGCTTGCACAACAAAATTTCGACACAAGTTGCAATTAAATAATTGCATCCCGCATTTAGATATTTCTCGTTTTCTCCTTCCAATGTAGTCCAGTTGCAGTTTTTTCGGGTTTCTAACAAAAAGTGACTTTTGATATCTACATGTTTAGATACTGCTGGCTTGTATGCGCTCTCTtaaatgagcaaaacaaaggactagacctcctgagtattatcacatgatctgtatttgggaaaacaaaatgtgcaagcgaaaaaggtctattaggaACAAATCCTGAGTAGAAACTCTATGTTGTAAATCTGGAGACTGAGACCGCCTCTTTAACTTTATGGTGGTGCGAATTCCTGTGAGTAGAGTAGTATTCTTGTGTTCCGAGAGCATACACGTAAATTTCTAAAAGAGCTATTTTGGAGCATAGACTACAAGACGTCCCTCATTCTTTAGGAAAAGACAGGCACGAGAAAAAGTGGGCGCGCGACATCTGAATTCGAGGAGGAATCAAATCCAGATTTAGTGCGGCCATTTTATACTCGTGCCTGTCTTCTCGCGCTTGACTAACAAATCGGCGAAAGAAGGACTGCTCGTTGTTTATTGGGTCCAAGCAACGGGAAAACTTGAACACCATAATTTTAAACAACAGTCTAGACCCCAAAGCAGATTCGACCTGCGACCACCACTTCTTTTTGCGCTCGCCCTATTCTCGCGCGGccgaaaaaaaaagagttcGCTCATCGCCCGCTGGAAACGCTTTGCTATGCAGGCTACGACCCAACTAATCACAGACAGCCGCGCAGAAcgatttgttttctttaatttactAAACCGGCACGTGCTGGTTTTCGGTACCaggaattaaaaaataagcAGGTGAAGGTTGCTTGCTGTTTCCTTTATTTACACGCCGTCACTGTCAATGTTTACATGTAAGTGTATTTAACaagttgaatcgaagttgaatcaatgctgaatgagtttaaaagcgtttatttaaactttgcttcaacagctatttaacatttcttaaaattgttATTATATGAGTTACGATACTGCTAAAACCTTAATGCATGCATTTGTTACTTCTCGGACTGATTCATGTAAAGCACTTTTGTTTGCTTTGCCTAACTTTCTTATTCAGCGTTTGCAATATGTTTTAAACTCTGCTGCTCGAGTTATAGCTCGTTCTCGGAAATTTTATCATATCACACCGTTACTGATAGTattacattggttaccagtagACCAGAGGATAatatttaagattttattatttACGTTTAAAGTAGTTAATGGTTTATCACCTAGTTATTTCTGATTCagtgaattattaaaagccTATGTTCCAAGGCGTATGGTAAGATCGTCTACGCAATTGCTCCTGCATGAGCCCAAATTTAATCTCAAGACGTATGGCTCACGTGCCTTCTCTGTTTGTGCACCTCGATTATGGAATAGTCTTCCTTTGGAAATTAGGAGGTGCATGTGACTCTATTGACACttttaagaagaaacttaagACACATCTTTTGAAGAGCTCATGTTTTTGTTAGCTATGAGTACATATTTAAATATTactaattattgatttttaatgttttatattttgtattatcttattcttttatttgtatattaGTATAAATTGGAAATTATTATTACGATTATTATTTTTGGAACTTGTAAAGCGCTCTTGGACATTGTAATGTAAtcagcgctatataaataaagtgttattattattattattattattattattattattattattatcgtgtCGAATGAAGTTGATGCGGTTTACCCTTGGTATGTTCCGATTGCGCTTGGCACTTTTTGAGCAAAACTCGAATTTGGATACCTTTCCAGTACTGGTGAGCactttatttctttttgggCAAAATTTGAGCATTTTTTCGCATTTTAGGCAACATTTAAGCACTGTTTCCAATTTCCCACATGTttaaagcactactttgtcttCGAAACGTTTTCAGTAAGCCGAGTTATTCTATTATCACAAACTATATTAATTGGACCTTGTCGCCTGACTGTCGCAATGGAAATGCACTTGCAATTATCGCTGTTCAGTGCAGCAGCTGACGAAAACTTTGTTTGAGATTGTGATTGGAGCTTCCGTTGACGCTTCGATATCATAGAACGAAAACAGACTAAAACGTCGAacttcacatgtgccgaatgtaatgcaaatgagagaaaacaatagatttttctcagt
This window harbors:
- the LOC137999497 gene encoding glucosamine-6-phosphate isomerase 2-like — encoded protein: MRLVICDDYDKLSEWSAKYVRNKILKFQPGPDKYFVLGLPTGSSPLGMYKKLVEFCNRGELSFNYVKTFNMDEYVGLPRDHPESYHSFMWDNFFKHIDIDPKNVHILDGNAEDLDAECDNYEEKITQAGGVDLFVGGIGSDGHIAFNEPGSSLVSRTRVKTLAKETIVANARFFDNDMSKVPTMALTVGVATVMDAKEVLILISGVKKAHALRQATEEGVNHMCTVSAFQQHPQTIFVVDEDATMELRVRTVKYFKGLMDVHNKLVEDPQDPTAPPSAKKLKTDDRL